Proteins from a genomic interval of Lolium perenne isolate Kyuss_39 chromosome 1, Kyuss_2.0, whole genome shotgun sequence:
- the LOC139831890 gene encoding uncharacterized protein, with protein MDCIYLARQAVHPARPSIARRSRVDRARRQLTIAKEDVREEPASEGVAEGETASKKLPLRKNKDKRSELVQVKKEKQLGSSHKTQLPVVAEEPKEDVREELNKEKLHRLDVAEEEVAPEWHASYSVRLRKHHLRRIYKGSVLLDAEVNRLLLYDIDESFIDEYYLKEGEMIYPGATFSCPCHKVEIGEPIFQSKEDIPLPTNNATRTKEERRDEKNRKRLKRKRPDENLERTSNLKKVNKKMMRSPQAKLLRSSIGRFARVASLRKGMSPQAQQRKSESPSVPNVTVHFPSPNLPRAKANSSRFRPRKLKSRIWKEFIPIYEDGKLAEEELFEDIVQQLGIICEKEPSLDIVTRWNSTYLMIDSALPYKEAFYELVEQDRQFKYAPSADDWKMAEAIRSLLKVFFEATKVVSGCSYPTSNRYFHEMWGIKLLLEKHANNKEKVIASMVSEMQKKFNKYWKESYLANCIPVILDPRYKFEFVKFRIRQAFGDNAAEHLEKVDMTMKSLFKDYSLGESFVDPSEEVDVDEVAEIDNPLADWEAHLRVQKKQATNELDRYLSEDLYPQEKDFDILGWWKLHSPKYPVLSCIARDVLAIQASTVASESSFSAGGRTISDQRNRLKSDTVEALICLQDWLKADDPKTTNKDVEEEEYLVFYQESECHEETEPTDN; from the exons TAGGGCACGCCGCCAGCTCACTATTGCAAAGGAAGACGTGCGAGAGGAGCCAGCAAGCGAGGGTGTTGCAGAGGGAGAGACTGCCTCGAAAAAGCTACCGTTGAGGAAAAACAAGGACAAGAGAAGTGAACTTGTGCAAGTCAAGAAAGAGAAGCAGTTGGGTAGTTCCCACAAGACCCAGTTGCCTGTTGTAGCAGAGGAGCCAAAGGAAGACGTGAGAGAGGAGCTCAACAAGGAAAAACTCCATCGGCTGGATGTTGCAGAGGAAGAGGTTGCCCCGGAATGGCATGCCTCCTACTCTGTTCGCttacgcaaacatcatcttcgacGCATATACAAGGGCTCAGTTCTCCTCGACGCCGAAGTGAACCGCCTCCTCCTCTACGACATTGATGAAAGTTTCATTGATGAATATTACCTCAAGGAAGGAGAAATGATCTATCCAGGAGCAACTTTTAGTTGTCCTTGCCACAAGGTTGAGATTGGTGAGCCCATTTTTCAATCCAAAGAAGATATACCTTTGCCGACCAACAATGCAACAAGAACAAAGGAAGAGAggagagatgagaagaataggaaGAGGTTGAAGAGGAAGAGACCTGATGAGAATTTGGAGAGAACTAGTAACTTAAAGAAAGTAAATAAGAAAATGATGAGATCACCTCAAGCAAAATTGTTGAGATCTTCAATAGGCAGGTTTGCAAGAGTGGCGTCGCTAAGGAAGGGAATGTCCCCTCAAGCACAACAGAGGAAATCAGAATCACCTTCAGTACCAAACGTTACTGTACatttcccatctccaaatcttccTCGTGCTAAGGCTAACTCCAGCCGGTTTCGACCACGGAAACTGAAGTCCCGTATCTGGAAAGAATTCATTCCTATATATGAAGATGGAAAACTTGCGGAAG AAGAATTATTTGAAGATATAGTTCAGCAACTCGGCATCATCTGTGAGAAGGAACCTTCACTTGACATTGTCACACGATGGAACTCGACATACCTTATGATCGATTCAGCTTTGCCATACAAGGAAGCATTTTATGAGTTAGTGGAACAAGATCGACAATTTAAGTATGCTCCTTCCGCTGATGACTGGAAAATGGCCGAAGCGATTCGCTCTCTCCTGAAGGTCTTCTTTGAAGCTACGAAAGTAGTTTCGGGCTGTAGCTATCCAACGTCAAACCGATACTTCCATGAAATGTGGGGTATTAAGTTACTGTTGgaaaaacatgcaaataataaaGAGAAAGTAATTGCATCAATGGTGAGTGAGATGCAAAAAAAGTTTAACAAGTACTGGAAGGAGTCATACTTAGCGAACTGCATACCAGTGATCCTTGATCCAAGATACAAATTTGAGTTTGTTAAATTTCGCATCAGACAAGCATTTGGAGATAATGCAGCAGAGCACCTTGAAAAGGTGGACATGACTATGAAGAGTCTATTTAAAGATTACTCCCTGGGAGAGTCTTTTGTCGATCCTTCAGAAGAAGTTGATGTTGATGAGGTTGCAGAGATTGATAATCCACTAGCTGATTGGGAAGCTCATCTGAGAGTGCAGAAGAAGCAAGCAACAAATGAGCTTGATAGGTACTTGAGTGAAgatttatacccccaagaaaaagATTTTGACATATTGGGTTGGTGGAAATTACACAGTCCTAAGTACCCAGTTCTATCTTGCATTGCTCGTGATGTGCTTGCTATTCAAGCATCAACGGTGGCATCAGAGTCGTCTTTTAGTGCTGGTGGGAGAACAATTAGTGATCAGAGGAACAGGCTAAAGAGTGACACGGTCGAGGCGCTGATATGCCTCCAAGATTGGCTAAAGGCTGATG ATCCTAAAACAACCAATAAAGATGTTGAGGAGGAAGAATACTTG gttttctaccaagaaagCGAGTGTCATGAAGAAACTGAACCAACAGATAACTAG